Proteins encoded together in one Drosophila albomicans strain 15112-1751.03 chromosome 2R, ASM965048v2, whole genome shotgun sequence window:
- the LOC117576588 gene encoding protein artichoke, with the protein MEMWKMLRLLPNCGQRQRQLMLLLFFCCLCYLTQHSEAWRPCPELSTALRLPCRCNVVPFAATGQLGAVAMDCDRVVFHSDAPQLPYGAPIVAYTQRHSGQQTLPAQTFGQLKLPIEELDLSNNLIRRIPDKAFVGLKDSLNELRLANNLLGDNLNPIFSTAELHSLKNLRLLDLSGNKIKLVEEGVLKGCVDLKEFFMDRNSLTEVPVNSLNGPTALRHLSLRQNYITTLHRDAFSSQSQLEIIDLRYNTLRSIDSQAFHGLRKIREIKLAGNRLSNLNSDVFEKLPTLQKLDLSENFFGQFPTVALAQIRGLKTLNVSSNMLQQLDYTHMQVVKSLETLDLSRNSITSIPPGTFRDQTALKYLDLSLNSLRTIEDDALEGLENLQTLIIKDNNILLIPGSALGRLPQLSSLQMDFNRVAALSAEILGSVQAGDITTLSLSRNVIRELPPGSFQMFSSLHTLDLAGNSLAMINADTFAGLESTLMQLKLSQNKLSGLGGMPLVLPELRSLDLNNNNLGEISPNIFTELENLQSLNLSGNHLAPLTPMLFKPLSRLQIIDLSHCSIRQLSGDVLAGLQDLKHIYLAGNQLQELQDGSFLNLWNISFIDLSDNRINSIRAGAFVNVMQLKRLDLHGNQLSAFKGEFFNTGTGIEELDISHNQLSYLFPSSFRIHPRLREIRAAHNKFSFFPAELITTLQYLQHIDLSHNQLKTIDELDFARLPRLRVLLLADNQLDMVSEMAFHNSTQLQIVDLSNNNLDRIGERTFEGLVRLEQLNLEHNRLSELSDGVFEHSKLHMLENINLAHNRFEYAPLNALQLRQFFVSSVDLSHNRIRELPKDDGIMMNIKSIDLSFNPLTPQAVHNVLNEPKTVREVNLAGTGIQELQLLETPFLQSLNLSHNKLRNIKSEVFQRVTLLESLDLSSNELLSLSDLSLAWPQLQVLQELDVSNNSFELISQSNFAQLEMLRSLRLNHLPLCSRIEKNAFRTLPNLATLEAYDLPLLGYLDLQGIMELLPGLEMLDIEVKDGTIGSEQIQPLKHPRLSSLGIRGERLKSISSGTLAGLKSSELTIKLQNTSLTALPPALLFPVPRSSHLTLNVHGSKIGALVPQFLNALEDRRASLQLQGLESNPINCNCEARALRRWLPNSGMPDLTCHEPPYMAGRKLIEVGDDELTCDPRRMTSTTPASRPSTPLLQKSSSQLVTRTSSSATTEEPLIIWSLEPTQPTIMKIKTKAPLMKAQAPIIGNDDTLIIGIVGGVVAFIAILIIIICIIRLRMSNAEYQQSAAMMGMPSAMQMGAHNAAYNYKSSGGAPTAALYAVPPYQANYATLPHKAASIHQSTQNLSQRQQQAVQQAAAAQQAAAAVAAYSTMSRMSYFSGAGAGAGAGGDGAESLSQHQQQQHQHQPYIIYSDDKAYR; encoded by the exons ATGGAAATGTGGAAAATGCTTCGGCTGCTGCCAAATTGtggacagcgacaacgacagctcatgttgttgttatttttctgTTGTCTCTGCTACTTGACCCAGCACTCTGAGGCCTGGCGACCATGTCCGGAGCTGAGCACCGCTCTGCGTTTGCCATGCAG ATGCAATGTGGTGCCTTTTGCGGCAACCGGACAACTGGGCGCCGTGGCCATGGACTGCGATCGCGTTGTCTTTCACAGCGATGCACCACAGCTGCCATATGGAGCGCCCATCGTGGCATATACGCAACGTCACAGCGGCCAACAAACATTGCCCGCCCAG ACATTTGGACAGTTGAAGTTGCCCATTGAGGAGCTGGACTTGTCCAACAATCTGATACGTCGCATTCCCGACAAGGCTTTCGTTGGCCTCAAGGACTCCCTTAACGAGCTGCGCTTGGCCAACAATCTGCTGGGCGATAATCTGAATCCCATCTTCTCCACCGCCGAGCTGCACAGCTTGAAAAATCTGCGACTGCTCGACTTGTCGGGCAACAAGATCAAACTGGTTGAGGAGGGTGTGCTCAAAGGCTGTGTGGACCTCAAGGAGTTCTTCATGGATCGTAATAGTCTCACCGAGGTGCCAGTTAATTCGCTGAATGGTCCAACTGCTCTGCGACATCTTTCACTGCGTCAGAATTACATAA caacTCTGCATCGTGATGCGTTTAGTTCGCAATCGCAGCTGGAGATCATTGATCTGCGATACAACACATTGCGCAGCATCGATAGCCAAGCGTTCCATGGACTGCGCAAGATACGCGAAATTAAGCTGGCTGGCAATCGTCTTAGCAATCTGAACAGCGATGTCTTTGAGAAGTTGCCAACGCTGCAGAAACTGGATCTCTCCGAGAACTTCTTTGGTCAGTTTCCCACTGTGGCATTGGCGCAAATACGCGGACTGAAGACTTTGAATGTCTCCTCCAACATGCTCCAA CAATTGGACTACACGCACATGCAAGTTGTGAAATCGCTGGAGACTTTGGATCTAAGCCGCAACAGCATTACGAGCATTCCACCGGGCACATTCCGCGATCAGACTGCACTCAAATACCTCGATCTGAGCCTCAACTCGCTGCGCACA ATCGAGGACGATGCTTTGGAGGGTTTGGAGAACTTGCAAACGCTCATCATCAAGGACAACAACATTCTGCTGATTCCAGGCAGCGCTTTGGGTCGCCTGCCACAGCTCAGCTCGCTGCAAATGGACTTTAATCGCGTGGCCGCGTTGTCGGCTGAAATTCTCGGCTCAGTGCAAGCAGGCGACATTACcacgctctcgctctctcgcaaTGTGATACGTGAACTCCCTCCTGGCAGCTTCCAAATGTTCAGCAGCCTGCACACTCTCGATCTAGCTGGCAACTCGTTGGCCATGATCAATGCGGATACTTTTGCGGGCTTGGAGAGCACGCTGATGCAGCTGAAACTTTCACAGAACAAACTCAGCGGCTTGGGCGGTATGCCATTGGTGTTGCCAGAGCTGCGCAGCTTGGatctgaacaacaacaatcttgGCGAGATTTCACCAAACATTTTCACAGAACTGGAGAATCTGCAATCGTTGAATCTGAGTGGCAATCATCTGGCTCCCCTCACTCCAATGCTATTCAAACCTTTGAGTCGGCTGCAGATCATTGATCTGAGTCATTGCAGCATACGTCAGCTGAGTGGCGATGTGTTGGCTGGTCTGCAGGATCTGAAGCACATTTACTTGGCAGGCAATCAGCTGCAGGAGTTGCAGGATGGCAGCTTCCTCAATCTGTGGAACATTAGCTTCATTGATCTGTCCGACAATCGTATCAATTCCATACGCGCCGGCGCCTTTGTCAATGTGATGCAGCTGAAACGTTTGGATCTGCATGGCAATCAGCTGTCTGCCTTTAAGGGGGAGTTCTTCAACACGGGCACAGGCATCGAAGAGCTGGACATCTCACACAATCAACTGAGCTATCTGTTTCCTTCCTCCTTCCGCATTCACCCGAGATTGCGTGAAATACGCGCTGCCCACAACAAGTTCTCATTCTTCCCCGCTGAGCTCATCACAACGCTGCAATATCTGCAACACATTGATCTGTCCCACAATCAGCTAAAGACCATCGATGAACTGGACTTTGCCCGACTGCCACGACTGcgggtgctgctgctggccgaCAATCAACTGGATATGGTCAGTGAAATGGCATTCCACAACTCGACACAACTGCAAATTGTCGATCTGTCCAACAACAATCTGGATCGCATTGGCGAACGCACCTTCGAGGGTCTCGTGCGTCTCGAGCAGCTCAACCTGGAACACAATCGCCTCTCGGAGCTGTCCGATGGTGTCTTTGAGCACTCCAAGCTGCACATGCTGGAAAATATTAATCTGGCGCACAATCGCTTCGAGTATGCGCCACTCAATGCGCTACAGCTGCGTCAATTCTTTGTCTCCTCGGTGGATCTGAGTCACAATCGTATTCGTGAACTGCCTAAGGATGATGGCATCATGATGAACATCAAGAGCATTGATTTGTCCTTCAATCCTCTCACTCCACAAGCAGTGCACAATGTGCTCAACGAGCCCAAAACGGTCAGGGAAGTGAATCTTGCCGGCACGGGCATTcaggagctgcagctgctggaaACTCCTTTCCTGCAATCGCTGAATCTGTCGCACAACAAGCTGCGCAACATCAAGTCCGAGGTGTTCCAACGCGTCACGCTGCTAGAATCTCTGGATCTGTCCAGCAATGAGCTGCTTTCGCTGAGCGATCTCTCACTCGCCTGGCCACAGCTGCAGGTGCTCCAGGAACTGGATGTGTCCAACAACAGCTTCGAACTCATCTCACAATCCAACTTTGCACAGCTGGAAATGTTGCGCAGCCTGCGCTTGAATCACTTGCCGCTCTGCAGTCGCATCGAGAAGAATGCCTTCCGCACGCTCCCGAATCTGGCCACGTTGGAGGCTTATGATCTGCCGCTGTTGGGCTATCTGGATCTGCAAGGTATCATGGAACTACTGCCGGGATTGGAGATGCTAGACATTGAGGTCAAGGATGGCACAATTGGCAGCGAACAAATACAACCGCTGAAGCATCCACGGCTTAGCTCGCTTGGCATACGTGGCGAGCGTTTGAAATCCATTTCCTCGGGTACCTTGGCGGGTCTCAAGAGCAGCGAGTTGACGATCAAACTCCAGAACACCTCGCTGACTGCCTTGCCACCTGCGCTACTGTTCCCCGTGCCACGCTCCTCACATCTGACACTCAATGTGCATGGCTCCAAGATTGGCGCGCTGGTGCCGCAGTTCCTAAACGCTCTGGAGGATCGTCGTGCCAGCCTGCAGTTGCAGGGTCTGGAAAGTAATCCCATCAACTGCAATTGCGAAGCACGCGCGCTGCGTCGTTGGCTGCCTAACTCAGGCATGCCAGACTTGACTTGTCACGAGCCGCCTTACATGGCCGGGCGCAAGCTCATCGAAGTGGGCGACGACGAACTCACCTGCGATCCACGACGAATGACTTCAACGACGCCGGCTTCACGTCCCTCCACGCCGCTGCTGCAAAAGAGCTCCAGCCAACTGGTGACACgcaccagcagcagcgccaCCACCGAGGAACCGCTCATCATCTGGAGTCTGGAGCCCACACAGCCGACGATAATGAAGATTAAGACAAAGGCGCCGCTGATGAAGGCCCAAGCGCCCATCATTGGCAACGATGATACTTTGATCATTGGCATCGTTGGTGGTGTGGTCGCCTTCATAGCCatactcatcatcatcatttgtaTTATACGACTGCGCATGAGCAACGCCGAGTATCAGCAGAGTGCCGCCATGATGGGCATGCCATCGGCCATGCAAATGGGCGCTCACAATGCCGCCTACAATTACAAGTCGAGTGGCGGAGCGCCGACAGCAGCTCTGTACGCTGTGCCACCATATCAGGCGAATTACGCAACGCTGCCGCACAAGGCGGCCTCCATTCATCAGTCCACACAGAATCTGTCTCAGCGCCAGCAACAGGCTGTGCAACAAGCGGCAGCTGCTCAacaggcagcagctgctgttgccgcctaCTCGACCATGTCACGCATGTCGTACTTCAGTGGAGCTggagcgggagcgggagcTGGCGGCGATGGTGCTGAGAGTTTATcacagcaccaacagcagcagcatcaacatcaaccaTACATTATTTATTCGGATGACAAGGCATATAGATAA